In Salinibacterium sp. NK8237, the following proteins share a genomic window:
- a CDS encoding CDP-glycerol glycerophosphotransferase family protein encodes MRRQVLSKARSNHLRCDPHRLYNGAAGEALNRPSDDLIVTMALLKDFTTARKVVRSMLRARRNRRRVASLVDAHPLPVPGSVSIAVYFADTKVNLYQMRQWYAPLAELSKSFPVAIIARSPSTVLALWDEAPVPTVYLRRVSELEQFVAEQPLKIIFYVNQNAKNFQMFRYGHMWHVFINHGESDKMYMTTNQFKAYDFSLVAGDAALDRLSYKLWDFDVKKKAIPIGRPQADHFAGELPYVPDNRTVVLYAPTWEGDREAAAYGSIASHGVALTTAILASDKHRLIYRPHPRSGVVDPEYKRANIAIIAAIAEANETDPSLQHIYDDGKEMGWQLVAADVAITDVSAMIYDRLATGKPLIVTRPLSEHADVDEGGYLGACEWLRADQAGDILSIAERVQFDTEAKERLGYWAERHFGDTSPGAATARFHEAVESLVALWHRHAQIHIGDRRSSEADPFEDDDDESPSPE; translated from the coding sequence ATGAGACGGCAGGTACTATCGAAAGCGCGGTCCAACCACCTGCGGTGTGATCCGCATCGGCTCTATAACGGTGCAGCAGGTGAGGCGTTGAATCGACCCTCCGATGATTTGATTGTGACCATGGCGCTACTAAAAGACTTCACAACCGCACGCAAGGTGGTGCGCTCTATGTTGCGCGCACGCCGCAATCGGCGTCGCGTGGCGAGTCTGGTGGACGCGCATCCGTTGCCCGTTCCTGGTTCAGTGAGCATCGCGGTCTACTTCGCTGATACCAAGGTCAATCTTTACCAAATGCGGCAGTGGTACGCCCCGCTGGCCGAGCTCTCGAAGAGCTTTCCGGTAGCGATCATTGCGCGGTCGCCGAGTACGGTGCTGGCGCTGTGGGATGAAGCGCCGGTTCCGACCGTGTACTTGCGTCGAGTGTCTGAGCTTGAGCAGTTTGTCGCCGAGCAGCCGTTGAAGATCATCTTCTATGTCAACCAGAACGCCAAAAACTTTCAAATGTTCCGCTACGGCCACATGTGGCACGTTTTCATCAACCACGGTGAGAGCGACAAAATGTACATGACCACGAACCAGTTCAAGGCCTACGATTTCAGCCTGGTAGCCGGGGATGCTGCGCTGGATCGGCTGAGCTACAAGCTGTGGGATTTCGACGTCAAGAAGAAGGCAATTCCGATAGGCCGTCCCCAAGCCGATCACTTCGCTGGAGAACTGCCGTACGTTCCAGATAACCGCACCGTCGTGCTGTACGCCCCGACGTGGGAGGGTGACCGAGAGGCTGCTGCCTATGGCTCTATTGCCAGTCACGGCGTTGCTCTAACGACAGCAATTCTGGCGAGCGACAAGCACAGACTGATCTATCGCCCCCATCCGCGCAGCGGCGTCGTGGATCCCGAATACAAACGTGCCAACATTGCGATCATTGCCGCGATTGCGGAAGCAAACGAAACAGACCCGTCGTTGCAGCATATCTACGACGACGGCAAAGAAATGGGCTGGCAGTTAGTAGCGGCGGATGTCGCGATCACTGACGTTTCGGCAATGATCTACGACCGGCTCGCCACCGGAAAGCCGCTCATCGTCACGCGTCCCCTCTCGGAACACGCTGACGTCGATGAGGGCGGCTACCTCGGAGCATGCGAGTGGTTGCGCGCCGATCAAGCTGGCGACATCCTCTCGATCGCTGAGCGCGTGCAGTTCGACACTGAGGCGAAGGAGCGCCTCGGCTATTGGGCTGAGCGTCACTTCGGTGACACGAGTCCCGGCGCCGCGACTGCACGTTTTCATGAGGCAGTTGAGTCGTTGGTCGCGTTGTGGCACCGTCACGCCCAGATTCACATTGGCGATCGGCGTTCGAGCGAAGCGGATCCATTTGAAGATGACGATGACGAGTCGCCCTCACCCGAATAG
- a CDS encoding ABC transporter permease — MANTALERPTWSPLTRYRRTLWLLTMRDLRVRYSTSALGYVWSVLDPLVMAGIYWFVFTQVFDKAVGEQPYIVFLLAALLPWMWFNGAVSDATRAYLREAKLIRSTKIPRTIWVARLVLSKGIEFIASLPVLAFFAVASGAVVHWEAIYFILGILLQAILTMGVGLIVAPLVVFFRDLERATKLALRFLFYASPIIYGIPDLEKLGIDGLAAFNPLAGIFSLYRAAFFPDQLDWYAVGIGALMSLILLGVGILVFTRTERAVLKEI; from the coding sequence GTGGCGAACACAGCATTGGAGCGACCTACTTGGTCCCCCCTTACCCGATACCGCCGCACACTCTGGTTGCTCACCATGCGCGACCTTCGCGTGCGGTATTCCACCTCAGCTCTTGGCTACGTGTGGTCCGTTCTTGACCCCTTAGTCATGGCGGGCATCTATTGGTTCGTTTTCACCCAAGTCTTCGACAAAGCCGTAGGCGAACAGCCTTACATTGTGTTCCTCCTCGCTGCTCTGCTGCCGTGGATGTGGTTCAACGGCGCAGTGTCCGATGCCACGCGTGCCTATCTGCGCGAGGCCAAGCTCATCCGATCGACCAAAATTCCTCGCACCATCTGGGTTGCACGACTCGTGCTTTCCAAGGGAATCGAGTTCATCGCGAGCCTCCCCGTGCTCGCTTTCTTTGCCGTCGCTAGCGGTGCTGTTGTTCACTGGGAAGCCATCTATTTCATCCTCGGCATTCTGCTTCAGGCGATCCTCACGATGGGCGTCGGCCTGATTGTTGCGCCCCTCGTCGTGTTTTTCCGGGATCTTGAGCGCGCAACGAAGCTTGCTCTGCGCTTTCTGTTCTACGCCTCCCCCATCATTTATGGCATCCCTGATTTGGAAAAGCTTGGCATCGACGGCCTCGCCGCCTTCAATCCGCTCGCCGGCATTTTCTCGCTTTATCGTGCGGCGTTCTTCCCCGATCAACTTGACTGGTACGCGGTCGGCATTGGGGCGCTCATGAGCCTCATCCTGCTCGGCGTCGGGATCCTCGTCTTCACTCGTACCGAGCGTGCAGTGTTGAAGGAGATCTAA
- a CDS encoding NTP transferase domain-containing protein: MTTQVVILAAGMGSRLGRSLPKPLTELSDGRTIMQQQFDNIRHAFGNNAKVTIVVGYKLEHIIEAFPEASFVYNEQYDQTNTSKSLMRALQASAPGGVLWMNGDVVFDPTALERAAAMVARDQSFVSVNTAKVSDEEVKYTTDAEGYIKELSKTVKGGLGEAVGINYISRDAKSTLVRHLKRVGDQDYFERGIELAIEEDRLLIEPVDISDLYAIEVDFAEDLERANLFV; encoded by the coding sequence ATGACTACACAGGTCGTAATTTTAGCTGCCGGAATGGGCAGCCGTTTGGGCCGCTCGCTTCCGAAGCCCCTTACTGAGCTGAGCGATGGCCGCACCATCATGCAGCAGCAGTTTGACAACATCCGTCACGCTTTCGGCAACAACGCCAAGGTCACGATCGTTGTTGGCTACAAGCTCGAGCACATCATCGAAGCATTCCCTGAGGCATCGTTCGTCTACAACGAGCAGTACGACCAGACCAACACCTCGAAGAGCCTCATGCGTGCGCTGCAGGCATCCGCTCCTGGTGGAGTCCTCTGGATGAACGGAGACGTAGTCTTCGACCCCACCGCTCTTGAGCGTGCCGCGGCCATGGTTGCTCGCGACCAGTCGTTTGTCAGTGTCAACACCGCGAAGGTCTCTGACGAAGAAGTCAAGTACACGACCGACGCTGAGGGCTACATCAAGGAACTCTCGAAGACCGTCAAGGGCGGACTGGGCGAGGCCGTTGGAATCAACTACATTTCGCGCGACGCCAAGTCAACGCTCGTGCGCCACCTCAAGAGGGTTGGCGACCAGGACTACTTCGAGCGCGGCATCGAGCTCGCGATCGAAGAAGATCGTTTGCTTATCGAGCCCGTCGATATTTCTGACCTGTACGCCATCGAGGTGGACTTCGCTGAAGACCTCGAGCGCGCCAACCTCTTCGTCTAG
- a CDS encoding CDP-alcohol phosphatidyltransferase family protein, translating into MSLHTPPQHAARPESIAQLREVTQPPEVRLRANAEHWTASLYLRDLSPYLTWMLLKTTISANGVTGLMILTGWLTAAALLIPGMTGAALALILGQLQMLVDCSDGEVARWRNTRSPAGVFLDKVGHYSTEALIPIALGIRAAGWPLDFPADFAWTTAGFALALIIVLNKALNDMVHVARANAGLEKLSDRKGEAVPSHSAIAKLRRLARFVPFHRLYHSVELTMVAFVTAIIALFVPALAAERAVLLILLPLALLALGGHFVAIMASKRVRS; encoded by the coding sequence GTGTCTCTTCACACACCACCGCAGCACGCAGCGCGCCCTGAGAGCATTGCCCAGTTGCGCGAAGTTACGCAACCTCCCGAGGTGCGATTGCGAGCAAATGCCGAACATTGGACGGCGTCGCTGTATCTGCGCGATCTTTCCCCCTACCTGACTTGGATGCTCCTCAAGACGACCATCAGCGCTAACGGTGTCACTGGACTCATGATCCTTACCGGTTGGCTCACCGCCGCCGCGCTGCTGATCCCCGGAATGACCGGTGCTGCTCTCGCCCTCATCCTGGGTCAACTGCAGATGCTCGTCGACTGCAGCGATGGCGAAGTCGCTCGCTGGCGCAATACACGCTCTCCAGCCGGGGTGTTCCTCGACAAGGTCGGCCACTACAGCACAGAGGCGCTCATCCCGATTGCCCTGGGTATTCGTGCCGCCGGCTGGCCGCTCGATTTCCCTGCTGACTTTGCTTGGACTACTGCCGGTTTTGCGCTTGCGCTCATCATTGTGCTCAACAAGGCGCTCAATGACATGGTGCACGTCGCCCGGGCTAATGCGGGGCTCGAGAAGCTCAGCGATCGCAAGGGGGAAGCGGTGCCGAGCCATAGCGCTATCGCGAAACTGCGTCGCCTAGCTCGTTTCGTGCCATTCCACCGTCTGTACCACTCGGTAGAACTTACGATGGTTGCCTTCGTGACCGCGATCATCGCGCTCTTCGTGCCTGCGTTGGCCGCAGAGCGCGCCGTGCTGCTCATTCTGTTGCCGCTGGCGCTACTCGCCCTCGGCGGACATTTCGTAGCGATCATGGCGTCTAAACGCGTTCGCTCATGA
- a CDS encoding glycosyltransferase family 2 protein, which yields MIHRIGVVSLSQGKRPDDLARGLASLQAQQGVELDIIVVGNGWNPAGLPDAVRGLYLPANLGIPAGRNRGVEHVQGDWIFFLDDDASIPSPTFLSDAIAIMKADPSIGLLQPRVEDAEGKENPRRWIPRIRKGDPQHSSDVFSAWEGAVLMPRPLFDEIGGWGDPYFYAHEGIELAWRVWGAGKRAWYAGNLVANHPAIDPARHSYYYRLNARNRVWLAKRNLPVLLVPIYVASWTAIQVLRAAKNPVGMRAWWSGWFAGWRENPGGRRSIGWATVVRMARAGRPPVI from the coding sequence ATGATTCACCGCATCGGCGTTGTTTCCCTCAGTCAAGGAAAGCGCCCCGATGACCTCGCGCGCGGACTCGCCTCGCTGCAGGCGCAACAGGGCGTCGAACTCGACATCATCGTCGTGGGCAATGGCTGGAATCCTGCTGGGCTTCCGGATGCCGTACGCGGCCTTTATCTGCCCGCCAACCTGGGCATCCCCGCTGGCCGCAATCGCGGCGTCGAGCACGTGCAGGGTGACTGGATTTTCTTCCTCGACGACGACGCCAGCATCCCCTCTCCGACCTTCTTGAGTGACGCTATCGCGATCATGAAGGCCGACCCGAGCATTGGGTTGCTGCAGCCGCGGGTCGAAGATGCTGAGGGCAAGGAGAATCCGCGCCGGTGGATTCCGCGTATTCGCAAGGGTGATCCGCAGCATTCGAGTGATGTGTTCTCAGCGTGGGAAGGCGCGGTTCTCATGCCGCGTCCGCTCTTCGATGAGATCGGTGGGTGGGGTGATCCCTACTTCTATGCCCACGAAGGTATAGAGCTCGCGTGGCGAGTGTGGGGCGCAGGAAAACGTGCGTGGTACGCGGGAAATCTGGTGGCGAATCATCCGGCAATCGATCCGGCTCGCCACAGCTATTACTACAGGCTCAACGCCCGAAACCGGGTGTGGCTGGCCAAACGAAACCTGCCCGTGCTGCTCGTGCCCATCTATGTGGCCAGTTGGACCGCAATTCAAGTATTGCGCGCAGCAAAGAACCCTGTGGGCATGCGAGCCTGGTGGAGTGGCTGGTTCGCTGGCTGGCGCGAGAACCCCGGTGGACGCCGAAGCATCGGTTGGGCAACCGTGGTGCGGATGGCACGTGCCGGTCGCCCGCCTGTGATCTAG
- a CDS encoding ABC transporter ATP-binding protein: protein MSDNYVIRVEDAGIRFRLNRRSRRNFKDLFAGRKRRARADEFWALRNVSFDVTAGEAIGVVGRNGQGKSTLLKLVAEVMLADEGAVHVGEGVAPLIEITGGFVDDLSVRDNVYLTAGLHGMTKSEINERFDEIIEFAEIKRFIDTPYKHLSSGMRVRIAFAVISRLEEPIILVDEVLAVGDKAFREKCYRRIEELLKGGRTLFFVSHNERDLRRFCTRGLYLDKGELVLDGPINDVLARYNEDYGS, encoded by the coding sequence ATGAGCGACAATTACGTCATTCGGGTCGAAGACGCCGGCATCCGCTTTCGTCTCAACCGGCGCTCGCGCCGCAACTTCAAAGATCTCTTTGCCGGCCGTAAGCGCCGTGCCCGCGCCGACGAATTCTGGGCGCTGCGCAATGTCAGTTTCGATGTCACCGCCGGTGAGGCGATCGGTGTCGTTGGTCGAAACGGTCAAGGAAAATCCACACTGTTGAAGCTCGTGGCCGAAGTGATGCTTGCCGACGAAGGTGCTGTTCATGTAGGCGAGGGTGTTGCCCCGCTCATCGAAATCACGGGTGGATTCGTCGACGACTTGAGCGTGCGCGACAATGTGTACCTCACGGCGGGCCTGCACGGGATGACTAAGAGCGAGATCAACGAACGCTTCGATGAGATCATCGAGTTCGCCGAGATCAAACGCTTCATTGATACGCCCTATAAGCATCTTTCGAGCGGGATGCGCGTGCGCATCGCCTTTGCCGTAATCTCGCGCCTCGAAGAACCCATCATTTTGGTGGATGAGGTGCTCGCCGTTGGCGACAAGGCCTTCCGCGAAAAATGCTACCGCCGCATCGAAGAACTTTTGAAGGGCGGCCGCACGCTCTTCTTCGTCTCCCACAACGAGCGAGACCTGCGCCGCTTCTGCACTCGAGGCCTCTACCTCGACAAAGGCGAGCTCGTGCTCGACGGCCCCATCAACGATGTGCTCGCGCGCTACAACGAGGACTACGGCTCTTAA
- a CDS encoding ATP-binding cassette domain-containing protein, translating into MENAQTPDEGTKSVETPVTKPASSTRKPATARGSQAKSPTAKPATSATRKPAAKKPAARTTPARTKTAAASGDSPSAEASTAPKPSPATVKSAAAKTDSAKPTPAAAKRAAAAKPSDAKPSAAKAGAAKPTAAKAGTAKSGAANASAARTTAARKSTSPKPTPPKPTAPKPVAPKAAVAEPTSSEHGENGESIASVEPSSTLTKPAALDSNAVESHDADAPMDAPAVAAGTDDTTDDTTDAVTADVIVDVVDASDSTDIAEDADEAVDDAEAEPAEPAEPAEPAGPAEAEPAEAVVAEEKPDAVLAGLARLRALASQFAAPAAEAAEKKAIAEKAAAEKAAAEKAVADKAEDDKREAERAEAEFAEAERAETERAEAVLVEAERAEAEQAAKDRAEADKAEAERDEPEPIATEKAEADNAEESAAEPADADADADAAATATTSNTSDDTEPELDTAVAATTAPAPERVATAEAEPTDESATESEPEPAAASDALVAVDSTLGHGLVATSSDVVLEVSGLSKDFGDTVAVDDIRLSVRAGVFYGIVGPNGAGKTTTLSMITGLLRPDSGSATVNGVDIWESPEIAKRSIGVLPDRLRIFDRLTGSQLLYYSGVLRGLDASEVRKRSADLATAFGLDDVMGRLVSDYSSGMLKKVALAAAMIHSPRLLVLDEPFESVDPVSAATVTRILKQYVDAGGTVLLSSHRMELVQRVCSHVAVIVEGRLLADGTIDEVRNGMSLEDRFVQLTGKNASGGGLEWLSSFSD; encoded by the coding sequence GTGGAAAACGCCCAAACACCCGACGAGGGCACGAAGTCTGTTGAAACGCCGGTAACGAAGCCCGCGAGCAGCACCCGGAAGCCGGCTACGGCCCGTGGTTCTCAAGCAAAATCGCCTACCGCTAAGCCAGCAACTTCTGCTACTCGTAAGCCCGCCGCCAAGAAACCGGCCGCGCGCACGACCCCCGCCCGCACGAAAACTGCCGCCGCAAGCGGTGATTCGCCTAGTGCAGAGGCGTCGACTGCGCCGAAGCCGTCGCCGGCGACAGTAAAGAGTGCCGCAGCTAAGACTGACAGCGCTAAGCCAACTCCGGCTGCGGCGAAACGCGCCGCCGCTGCGAAGCCGAGCGACGCTAAGCCCAGTGCGGCCAAGGCTGGTGCTGCGAAGCCGACTGCCGCTAAAGCCGGTACTGCGAAGTCCGGTGCCGCTAATGCTTCTGCGGCGAGGACCACCGCCGCTCGCAAGTCGACATCTCCCAAGCCGACACCGCCGAAACCGACGGCGCCCAAGCCTGTCGCGCCGAAGGCCGCTGTCGCCGAGCCCACGAGTTCAGAGCATGGTGAGAATGGTGAGTCGATTGCGTCGGTTGAGCCGTCGTCCACGCTGACGAAGCCTGCAGCGCTCGACTCGAATGCCGTTGAGTCGCACGACGCGGACGCTCCCATGGATGCTCCCGCCGTCGCAGCTGGCACCGATGACACCACCGATGACACCACGGATGCCGTGACTGCTGACGTCATCGTTGACGTAGTTGATGCTTCGGATTCCACTGATATCGCAGAGGATGCCGACGAGGCAGTGGACGATGCTGAAGCTGAGCCTGCTGAGCCTGCTGAGCCTGCTGAGCCTGCTGGGCCTGCTGAAGCTGAGCCTGCTGAAGCTGTTGTGGCTGAAGAGAAGCCGGATGCTGTGCTCGCCGGTCTCGCACGCCTTCGTGCGCTTGCCTCACAGTTCGCTGCGCCTGCGGCAGAGGCCGCCGAGAAAAAAGCGATAGCCGAGAAAGCAGCCGCTGAAAAAGCGGCGGCTGAGAAAGCTGTCGCTGATAAAGCCGAAGACGACAAGCGTGAAGCGGAACGTGCTGAAGCGGAATTTGCCGAAGCGGAGCGTGCTGAGACAGAACGTGCTGAAGCCGTGCTTGTTGAAGCGGAGCGCGCTGAAGCCGAGCAGGCTGCAAAGGACCGCGCTGAAGCCGATAAAGCTGAGGCTGAGCGTGATGAACCTGAGCCGATCGCTACTGAAAAAGCGGAGGCTGATAACGCTGAAGAGTCAGCGGCAGAGCCTGCTGATGCTGATGCTGATGCTGATGCTGCCGCTACGGCGACCACGAGCAACACCAGCGACGACACAGAACCTGAGCTCGACACCGCGGTGGCGGCAACGACGGCCCCCGCGCCAGAACGTGTGGCAACAGCCGAGGCGGAACCCACCGACGAAAGCGCAACGGAGTCAGAACCCGAACCCGCGGCAGCGAGCGACGCCCTGGTTGCGGTCGACTCCACCCTCGGTCACGGACTTGTCGCGACATCCAGCGACGTTGTTCTTGAAGTCAGCGGATTGTCAAAAGACTTCGGTGACACCGTGGCCGTAGACGACATTCGGTTGAGCGTGCGCGCCGGAGTTTTCTACGGAATTGTGGGCCCCAACGGCGCCGGCAAAACCACAACGCTGTCGATGATCACCGGACTACTGCGCCCCGATTCCGGAAGCGCAACCGTCAACGGGGTCGACATTTGGGAATCGCCGGAGATCGCAAAACGCTCCATCGGTGTGCTGCCCGACCGCCTACGCATTTTTGACCGCCTCACTGGGTCACAACTGCTCTACTACTCCGGCGTGCTTCGCGGACTCGACGCCTCCGAAGTACGCAAGCGTTCCGCAGACCTCGCAACAGCGTTCGGGCTTGACGATGTCATGGGCCGACTTGTGAGCGACTACTCCTCAGGAATGCTCAAAAAGGTGGCACTTGCCGCCGCCATGATTCATTCACCGCGCCTGCTCGTGCTCGACGAACCATTCGAATCTGTCGACCCCGTCTCTGCAGCAACCGTTACCCGCATCCTTAAGCAGTACGTCGATGCTGGAGGCACTGTGCTGCTTTCTAGCCACCGCATGGAGCTCGTACAACGTGTGTGCAGCCACGTCGCCGTCATCGTCGAAGGCAGACTGCTCGCCGACGGAACCATCGATGAAGTCCGCAACGGAATGTCACTCGAAGACCGCTTCGTGCAGCTGACAGGCAAGAACGCCAGCGGGGGAGGGCTCGAGTGGTTGAGCAGTTTCTCCGACTGA
- a CDS encoding glycosyltransferase family 2 protein — MAKKAQALTGVSYVMPVLNEVEHIEAAVDSLTAQDYEGPFEIVLALGPSIDGTNAVIDEMARIDPRIRHIPNELGSTPGGLNAAIRASTYPIVVRVDAHSVLPTDYTRVAVDTLERTGADNVGGIMKAQGRTPFERAVAHAYGSPEGLGGTQHHTGGKEGPADTAYLGVFQRERLVEVGLFDEDIKRGQDWELNRRLRATGGTVWFTPQLEVLYRPRSNLRTLVRQFVATGIWRGELARRFGTANSPRYFVPPLAVLGTAIGLILGIIASITGTGWLAVSYAAPAVYALFVIAAAAVAGAKDGLRSGLWYLIVLPCIHFGWGSGFILGFLKLTKNITAQTGR, encoded by the coding sequence ATGGCAAAGAAGGCTCAAGCCCTCACTGGTGTGTCGTATGTGATGCCTGTGCTCAACGAAGTTGAACATATCGAGGCGGCCGTCGACAGTCTCACCGCGCAGGACTATGAGGGACCCTTCGAGATTGTGCTCGCGTTGGGCCCGAGTATCGATGGCACAAACGCCGTCATTGACGAAATGGCTCGGATCGATCCGCGCATACGTCACATCCCCAATGAACTTGGTTCCACTCCGGGTGGCCTCAACGCCGCCATCCGCGCGTCGACCTACCCCATTGTCGTGCGGGTAGATGCCCACTCCGTGCTGCCAACGGACTACACCCGCGTTGCTGTTGACACTCTCGAACGCACCGGTGCCGATAACGTCGGCGGCATCATGAAAGCCCAGGGGCGCACCCCATTCGAGCGGGCGGTTGCCCACGCCTACGGCTCGCCGGAAGGTCTCGGCGGCACCCAGCACCACACGGGCGGCAAAGAAGGTCCTGCCGATACCGCCTACCTTGGCGTCTTCCAGCGCGAACGCCTTGTCGAAGTCGGCCTCTTCGACGAAGACATTAAGCGTGGTCAAGACTGGGAGCTAAACCGTCGTTTGCGCGCGACCGGCGGCACGGTGTGGTTCACGCCGCAGCTAGAAGTCCTCTACCGGCCACGATCCAATCTGCGCACCCTTGTCCGTCAGTTCGTCGCCACCGGTATTTGGCGCGGGGAACTCGCTCGTCGATTCGGCACTGCGAACTCGCCTCGCTACTTTGTGCCTCCGCTGGCTGTGCTGGGAACAGCCATCGGTCTCATCCTCGGAATTATCGCGAGCATCACCGGCACAGGCTGGTTGGCTGTCTCTTACGCTGCTCCAGCGGTCTACGCACTCTTCGTCATCGCCGCCGCCGCTGTTGCCGGGGCCAAAGACGGGTTAAGATCAGGTCTTTGGTATCTGATTGTGCTTCCCTGTATTCATTTCGGCTGGGGCAGTGGATTCATTCTCGGGTTCCTGAAACTCACTAAAAACATCACTGCGCAAACGGGAAGATAA
- a CDS encoding DEAD/DEAH box helicase, producing the protein MTDSDSTAPSETTETAITFSDLALSDAVLKAVRDIGYETPSAIQAATIPTLLEGRDVVGLAQTGTGKTAAFALPILSRLDVSQSKPQALVLSPTRELALQVCEAFEKYATHMRGVHVLPVYGGQAYGVQLSALRRGVHVVVGTPGRIMDHLAKGTLDLSELKYLVLDEADEMLKMGFAEDVETILADTPDDKQVALFSATMPAQIRRISKKYLNNAEEITVKSQTTTSANTTQRYLVVSYPQKVDALTRILEVENFEGMIVFVRTKSETENLAEKLRARGYSAAAISGDVAQAQRERTVNQLKSGKLDILVATDVAARGLDVDRISHVVNFDIPVDTESYVHRIGRTGRAGRSGSAISFVTPRERRLLTAIEKATRQPLTQMQLPSVEDVNSTRLTRFDDAITEALNQQPRISAFRDIIAHYVEHHDIPEADVAAALAVVAQGETPLLLSAEEERAQRFIERDDRKARNDRPERGGERGGDRGGDRPERRPRSTKPMAAYRIEVGKRHRVEPRQIVGALANEGGLSRDDFGHIQIRPDFSLVELPADMSKDVLERLRDTRISGKLIEIAPDRKANGGGARGGDGKYPSRDRSFEGGARANREREESRGYNNRDSAPREDSGRDNSSRESGNRYEDRPTRKPRTKY; encoded by the coding sequence ATGACCGATTCTGATTCAACCGCACCGTCTGAAACCACCGAGACCGCGATTACTTTCTCCGACCTCGCTCTCAGCGATGCGGTATTGAAAGCGGTTCGCGACATTGGCTACGAGACGCCTTCGGCTATCCAAGCAGCCACTATTCCTACTCTTCTGGAAGGGCGCGACGTAGTCGGCCTGGCCCAGACCGGCACGGGAAAGACCGCAGCCTTCGCGCTGCCAATTCTCTCGCGCCTCGATGTTTCCCAGAGCAAGCCTCAAGCGCTCGTGCTCTCGCCCACCCGCGAACTCGCGTTGCAGGTGTGTGAGGCATTCGAGAAGTACGCCACCCACATGCGTGGCGTGCACGTGCTCCCCGTTTACGGTGGGCAGGCCTACGGCGTTCAGCTGTCGGCATTGCGCCGCGGCGTTCACGTTGTTGTCGGTACCCCCGGCCGCATCATGGACCACCTCGCCAAGGGCACGCTCGATCTTTCGGAGCTCAAGTACCTCGTTCTCGATGAGGCCGACGAAATGCTCAAAATGGGCTTCGCCGAAGACGTTGAGACGATCCTCGCCGACACCCCTGATGACAAACAGGTTGCCCTCTTCTCGGCCACGATGCCGGCACAGATCCGCCGCATCTCCAAGAAGTACCTGAACAACGCCGAAGAAATCACGGTCAAGTCGCAGACCACCACCTCGGCAAATACGACGCAGCGTTACCTCGTTGTCTCGTACCCCCAGAAGGTCGATGCGCTCACCCGCATCCTTGAGGTCGAAAACTTCGAGGGAATGATCGTCTTCGTTCGCACCAAGAGCGAGACCGAAAACTTGGCTGAGAAGCTGCGTGCGCGTGGCTACTCTGCCGCCGCCATCAGCGGTGACGTGGCTCAGGCTCAGCGCGAGCGCACCGTCAACCAGCTCAAGTCGGGCAAGCTCGACATCCTCGTAGCAACAGATGTTGCTGCTCGTGGACTCGACGTTGACCGCATCAGCCACGTCGTCAACTTCGACATTCCCGTTGACACCGAGTCGTACGTGCACCGCATTGGTCGCACGGGTCGCGCCGGTCGCAGTGGTTCGGCCATCAGCTTTGTCACTCCTCGCGAGCGTCGCCTGCTGACCGCCATCGAGAAGGCCACTCGCCAGCCGCTCACTCAGATGCAGCTTCCTTCGGTCGAAGACGTCAACTCCACGCGCCTCACTCGCTTCGATGACGCCATCACCGAGGCGCTCAACCAGCAGCCTCGCATTTCGGCATTCCGAGACATCATCGCGCACTACGTTGAGCACCACGACATTCCTGAGGCGGATGTTGCAGCCGCGCTTGCCGTTGTAGCCCAGGGCGAGACTCCCCTCTTGCTGTCGGCAGAAGAGGAACGCGCGCAGCGCTTCATCGAGCGCGATGACCGCAAGGCACGCAACGATCGTCCGGAACGTGGCGGAGAACGCGGTGGAGACCGTGGCGGAGACCGCCCCGAGCGTCGTCCCCGTTCCACCAAGCCGATGGCTGCCTACCGCATCGAGGTCGGCAAGCGTCACCGTGTTGAACCCCGTCAGATCGTTGGCGCTCTCGCCAACGAGGGTGGACTCAGCCGCGACGACTTCGGTCACATCCAGATTCGTCCCGACTTCTCGCTCGTCGAGCTGCCCGCCGACATGTCGAAAGACGTGTTGGAGCGCCTGCGCGACACTCGCATCAGCGGCAAGCTGATCGAGATCGCTCCCGACCGCAAGGCAAACGGCGGCGGAGCACGTGGCGGAGACGGCAAGTACCCCAGCCGTGATCGCTCATTCGAAGGTGGCGCTCGCGCTAACCGCGAACGTGAAGAATCGCGCGGCTACAACAACCGCGATTCTGCGCCGCGTGAGGATTCCGGTCGCGACAACTCATCACGCGAGAGTGGCAACCGTTACGAAGATCGTCCGACGCGCAAGCCTCGCACCAAGTACTAA